The genomic DNA CGCGTCCCCGGCAGTCGCACTCGCTGCGCCATCCTATCCGCCGCGTCCGCTCCCTCGAGCTCTCCGACCCGCCGCGCCCGTCCCCGCTCGTAACGATGCCGATGCCGCCGTCCTGTTCCACCTCCAAATCGAGCTGCAGGAGCGGGCCCGGGAAGCGGCGGAGAAGTGGAAATCCCGGGTGgtgccgtgggcggcggcgcgggacgaGGGCCTCAAGGTCGCGCTGCAGCGGGAGAAGAAGACGAGGGAGCCACGCGCGGAGACGGAGCTGGCGGCTGGCGAGCTGGACCGGCTGCCCAAACCTCCGCGTCCTCcctttcgccgccgccgcagcccttgGCCCCTTGCTTCTCACCACGTCCATGGCTCCATGGGATGTGGATCTGCGCATATGGTAATCGACTGGTTTAATGCGCAAGAAACAGGCAAGTAATTTCCCCTAAACCCCAAATCCGTGAGATTTATCATTGGTTTTCAGAGGGTACTCGGTTGTAGATGTGCTTTTGCAAACAATCAAGTGATTTCCGCAAATCCCCGACCCCTTATCACGCCACAAATGATTCCACATAACCCCTATCCTTCTCTCCATTTTTTTTGCCACAGGATCTCGTGACATCCCTGGGCAGTTATGCCCATctcacttttctttctcaaatgTGCATTGTAGGTCTGGATCTGTGCCATGCTACATTTCTTTATCCCTGAACTTATGATGGTGCTCCTCTGATCCATTTATTATGTATAATATCTGGTTTTCTGcacttttttattattttgcaCTGCAGCTACAATCCATCCGTCTGTTTTTTTACTGATCTGAGGCATTTTGCATATGCAGTGATGATCTCTCTACTCTTTTCTTACTCACTTTGCCATATGCAGTGATGACATTCATTTTCCATGTACTGAACTGACCCATTTGAACTTAAGCTTGAGAAGGGGCAGAGTACTAGGATGGGCATCATGAACTGCGGTTGATAGATAACCTGAATTACCTTCAACCAAGTCGGCTGCTTTCCTTAGTGTtggacatttttttcttttgaccaTAGTGCAGCAATCTAATTAATGAATGAAATATGGATAAATTTGATAGATAACCTGAATTACCTTCAACCAAGAAGTGTCAATATGTGTTTATTTTCAGTAAAAGGCTAAAGTTTTCGTTGTTATGCCTTTCTCGATGAAGTGCTAAATTCTGTCCCTATCTTCAGTTCCTGATTTTACAATTACGTTTACTTGGGATATAAGGCTCTGCTGTTGTGAGTTGCTAAATATTCCAACCACTTTCACCTGCAGGTGTAACTTCCACAGAAGGATTCTCTTGATGATGGCTTATGCACACACCATTGTTTTCAAGGTATCTTTTTTTAGCTGTACCTTTATAAGTAATGGATCTTCACTATTCTTAATGATTGGTATGCTTTCAGTTAATCCTTTTAGATTGAATAGGATGAGTAACATGATCCAGTAATAATAAGAAAGCTTGATGTAGAGGCATATTGTGATGATCTAGATTATCTATCTTACGCTAAATTCGTCTGTAGTTCCTGTGTAGATTGGGAAAAGTTGATGAGCGTTGTGCACGCCTTGAGCTTGGATGCCGCTACAGCGCGGTCCGGCCGACGCTGGTGCTTGGGCAGGTTGAACCATAAAAGTACTACTTTTACTTTTAGGTCTTAACCTTTCATTTCTCAGAAGTTGCCGTTGATCGAGGGAACTGAACTGCTGTCTTCTGTGCCAGCATGGTGGCTGTGTTCTCTTTCGGGACTATGCCTTTGGGGACCTTGCACAGGTTTATTCTCTTATGTGTTTCTTGAGATCTTGATATTAGAATTTTGTGACTTCGAAAAATCCTATTCTTCTTTTGCTCTTGGCTGTGTATATTTGTATAGCATTCAGAATCACGTATTGAAGGAGAATGTTTGGAAATAGTCAAAAGTATAAGCCTGCTTATTGCTATGTTATTTTCAGATGGACTTGTTATTAACATGCTTAAAACACAGGAGCTAGCTTACTTTTTATTTAAAACCATGCCCCTATAATTGAATTCTCATTCTATGTCCCCATTTCCTATAATCCTACCAAAGTGTCCGTTATATGCAGCCTGCCTCTTTTATTTTGGTTTTCTTTCTCCCCCTTCGTGTAACCTATGCCTTCCCTTGGGTAATCATACATTCATTAAAAAAATCTTTGATGCATCTATTTTCAGATGAATATCTGATTGACTTATTCTCAAAATGTGGATTTACTCTTGAGGAAATATGTGTGCACAACAAGCAATTTGAAAACCATTCACTTGACTTGGTGATGAACAGATGGTTTCTTTTTTTGCCAGCATTGCTAATGATTTTTACTATATATCTTTACAGTGAACTTATAGAGAAATGAGTTAGCTGTATTCTTCACTCCAAACACTATCTCTGTAACATTTTCAAAATAGAAAGTTCAGTGACCAGAGTTACTGATAGTATATGCATTTCAGTATGATAAATTTGAATTTTCTGAGCACCGTGTACGTTCTAAAAATGCATGATTCTTTAATTTTCTTTTACTTAGCTCTTTGCTTTCCTCTATCATCAATATGCATTATATTAAGTTGTACATGGCATAAAAGATTGATGAAATCAAGTATCTATTAATGTATTGTGCTGGATCCTAGCTTGCTTACATCTAATGATTTAAATAGGCCAAGTACCCTTCAATTGATAGTAGATAGCATGTACTTGGGTTCTTTGTTGTCCTGCATTTGCCAGTCTTTTTCATGCGCCattgttttttttctcgaacagcGCAGGAGGATTCATGCGCCATTGTTATTTTTCTTATATTATATTCACAGGTAGTTGAATTAACTCCTTTCTTGCGAGTGCCTGCCATTTTTCGTATTGTTTATTCTACTTAGGAATTGGATTCAAGCACCTTTACCCTCAATTTGTCTGCCATTTCAAAATTTGAATGGTCTACGTGACATCCATGTGTGTGTGAAGAAAAAGAGTCGGTGCTTGGGCAGACGTGACAGCCCAGCCCAAACGCAGCACGGGCCGCTGCAGCCTGGAGTGGCGGCCACGGGGATGTGTTGCCGTGGGTCGGTCCCAGCTGGTGGCAAGAGGGCGGCGCGACAACATGCTCCTGATTGAGCTCATGCTCAAGCACATTGACGTGCGCCGGCCGGCAGTGGCGGAGCGCTGTGGAGGCGAAACTGGGCCATGGCCCCCCCTTGGTCCAGGAAAAACAATGAGGAGTTGGTAGACACTGACCCAACAACACAACGGCCTGTCATTCACAGGGCTGAGGCCGACACAAAATCACATTACACATCTACACGTACTACAACCAATGGTCCAGCAAGTGTTCCAATTAGTCCAGCGTTACCATGATCACTGTAgcactacccccccccccccccccccccccccccccggtttcAATGCTAGCTCCGTCACTGCCAGCCGGCACCCTCGGATATGCTCATGAACCTGCTACCCAGTTCATCATTTTGATCCTATATGGGTGATAGTTACCTTTTTGTGGTGCTATCG from Panicum virgatum strain AP13 chromosome 7N, P.virgatum_v5, whole genome shotgun sequence includes the following:
- the LOC120680630 gene encoding chloroplastic group IIA intron splicing facilitator CRS1, chloroplastic-like isoform X2, with protein sequence MRPERSGVPRLGRSQSAAAVPPSPTRQLLSTSPTTIAPSRHRQETPAARRPSIPSPPASPAVALAAPSYPPRPLPRALRPAAPVPARNDADAAVLFHLQIELQERAREAAEKWKSRVVPWAAARDEGLKVALQREKKTREPRAETELAAGELDRLPKPPRPPFRRRRSPWPLASHHVHGSMGCGSAHMVIDWFNAQETGVTSTEGFS
- the LOC120680630 gene encoding chloroplastic group IIA intron splicing facilitator CRS1, chloroplastic-like isoform X1, translated to MRPERSGVPRLGRSQSAAAVPPSPTRQLLSTSPTTIAPSRHRQETPAARRPSIPSPPASPAVALAAPSYPPRPLPRALRPAAPVPARNDADAAVLFHLQIELQERAREAAEKWKSRVVPWAAARDEGLKVALQREKKTREPRAETELAAGELDRLPKPPRPPFRRRRSPWPLASHHVHGSMGCGSAHMVIDWFNAQETGLDLCHATFLYP